From Phenylobacterium immobile (ATCC 35973), a single genomic window includes:
- a CDS encoding glycine--tRNA ligase subunit alpha — protein sequence MMSDKPLSFQGLILTLHDYWSRQGCAILQPYDVEVGAGTLSPMTALRTLGPKPWKVAYVQPSRRPADGRYGENPNRLHQHHQYQVILKPNPADLQELYLGSLEAIGIDPAVHDIRFVEDDWENPTVGAWGLGWEVWCDGMEITQFTYFQQVGGLDVFPVAGELTYGLERLSLYLQDVDNVYDLQFNDEFKYGDIYLANEQQFSAYELEVADIDTAKRHFEDMEAQVRRILAARGRQGQPLALPAYDHVLKASHLFNIMDARGAIAVAERQSYIGRIRDLCKACAEAWVGEQGSNSQGEAA from the coding sequence ATGATGTCTGACAAGCCGCTCTCGTTTCAGGGCCTGATCCTGACCCTTCACGATTACTGGAGCCGCCAGGGGTGCGCGATTCTGCAGCCCTATGACGTCGAGGTGGGCGCCGGCACTCTGTCGCCGATGACCGCGTTGCGGACCCTTGGGCCGAAGCCCTGGAAGGTCGCCTACGTGCAGCCTTCGCGCCGTCCGGCTGATGGTCGCTATGGCGAAAATCCCAACCGCCTGCACCAACACCACCAGTATCAGGTGATCCTGAAGCCAAATCCCGCCGACCTGCAGGAGCTTTATCTTGGCTCGCTCGAGGCGATCGGCATCGATCCGGCTGTGCACGACATCCGGTTTGTCGAGGATGACTGGGAGAACCCGACCGTGGGCGCCTGGGGCCTGGGCTGGGAAGTCTGGTGCGACGGTATGGAAATCACACAGTTCACCTACTTCCAGCAGGTGGGCGGCCTGGATGTGTTTCCCGTTGCCGGCGAGCTGACCTATGGGCTGGAGCGGTTGAGCCTCTACCTGCAGGATGTCGACAACGTCTACGACCTGCAGTTCAACGACGAGTTCAAGTACGGCGACATCTATCTGGCGAACGAGCAGCAATTCTCCGCCTATGAGCTGGAGGTGGCCGATATCGATACGGCCAAGCGCCACTTCGAGGATATGGAGGCCCAGGTGCGGCGGATCCTGGCGGCGCGTGGACGCCAGGGCCAGCCGCTAGCTTTGCCAGCCTACGACCACGTGCTGAAGGCGAGCCACCTGTTCAACATCATGGACGCCCGCGGCGCGATCGCGGTCGCCGAGCGGCAGAGCTACATCGGCCGCATCCGCGACCTTTGCAAAGCCTGCGCGGAGGCCTGGGTGGGCGAGCAGGGCTCCAATTCCCAAGGCGAGGCGGCGTAG
- a CDS encoding fasciclin domain-containing protein — protein sequence MNLNRLTTFTTAAAFVAVLAAPHMAAAQTTTPASPAATSAAPATTTASPSVVAKGDIVETLKASGQFTMLLKATDATNLTAVLKNNQGLTLFAPTDAAFAAVPQAQMTAMMADKAGLQKAVMHHLINAKVDSSKIKGAKGPVPSVAGDKIELDGSTDVLKADNATIIQADVTPTNGVIHVVDAILTPGAATAVAPATEEPAAATAATAPAQ from the coding sequence ATGAATTTGAATCGCCTGACGACCTTCACCACGGCTGCGGCTTTCGTCGCGGTCCTGGCCGCGCCGCACATGGCCGCCGCGCAAACTACGACTCCTGCGAGTCCGGCCGCCACGTCCGCTGCGCCGGCCACGACGACTGCGTCCCCCAGCGTGGTCGCCAAGGGCGATATCGTCGAGACCCTGAAAGCCTCCGGGCAATTCACCATGCTTCTGAAGGCCACCGACGCGACCAACCTGACCGCGGTGCTGAAGAACAACCAGGGCCTGACCCTTTTCGCGCCCACGGACGCGGCCTTCGCCGCCGTCCCCCAGGCGCAGATGACGGCGATGATGGCCGACAAGGCCGGCCTGCAGAAGGCGGTCATGCATCACCTGATCAACGCCAAGGTGGATTCCTCCAAGATCAAAGGCGCCAAGGGCCCGGTGCCGAGCGTGGCCGGCGACAAGATCGAGCTCGACGGTTCGACCGACGTTCTGAAGGCCGATAACGCAACGATCATCCAGGCCGACGTGACCCCGACGAACGGCGTCATTCACGTGGTCGACGCGATCTTGACACCCGGCGCCGCGACCGCCGTGGCGCCGGCGACTGAAGAGCCCGCCGCCGCGACAGCCGCGACCGCGCCGGCCCAGTAA
- the glyS gene encoding glycine--tRNA ligase subunit beta has protein sequence MPQLLIELLCEEIPARMQANAARDFERLMRERLADEGLLPEAMKAFAGPRRLTLVAEGLPAVQPDRHEDRKGPRVGAPDAAMDGFLRSTGLTREQLVERDGVWFAHLHRAGRPVPAIAAEALDSVIRGFPWPKSMISGTSKLRWVRPLKRILFLFDGEVVPFEVEDIASGDLTIGHRFMGSRQVLKVRDFDSYQDALAANFVVLDPEERKERIMDAARTICFARNLELVEDDGLLDEVAGLAEWPTPVMGDMDPDFLDLPPEVIRTSMRVHQRYFAVRDPRSGFLAPHFITVANIEATDGGTTIARGNAKVLSARLSDARFFWNEDLRVRLADRAAKLKGVTFHAKLGTMHDRVERIVALTERLAPFVRDDEETLVHAATAARLAKADLVSGMVGEFPELQGVMGAYYAEKEGQDPEVVDAIRHHYRPQGPADSTPVQSAAATVALADKLDTLVSFFSINEKPTGSKDPYALRRSALGVIRILLDTRTRLPLGQFVSEELVAFLGDRLKVLLRDQGQKPDLVDAVFALGDDDLVRVVAKVGALEKFVGSDDGANLLAGFKRAVNILRAEEKKGALPHGAPVDMAGAPGEETSLINALGHVEIELDKALEREDYASAMAVLSTLRAPVDAFFDKVLVNSEVAAERENRLRLLLQVRDAMKRVADFGQVVS, from the coding sequence ATGCCGCAGCTGTTGATCGAACTCCTCTGCGAGGAAATTCCCGCGCGCATGCAGGCCAATGCGGCGCGCGATTTCGAGCGCCTGATGCGCGAGCGTCTGGCCGACGAGGGCCTGCTGCCCGAGGCGATGAAGGCGTTCGCCGGCCCCAGGCGCCTGACGCTCGTGGCCGAGGGCCTGCCGGCCGTGCAGCCCGATCGTCATGAGGACCGCAAGGGTCCGCGCGTCGGCGCGCCCGACGCGGCGATGGACGGCTTCCTGCGCTCGACGGGCTTGACCCGTGAGCAGTTGGTCGAACGCGACGGTGTCTGGTTCGCTCATTTGCACAGGGCTGGCCGGCCTGTGCCGGCGATCGCCGCCGAGGCGTTGGACTCCGTCATCCGCGGCTTTCCGTGGCCGAAGTCGATGATCTCGGGGACCAGCAAGCTGCGCTGGGTGCGGCCGCTGAAGCGGATCCTGTTCCTGTTCGACGGCGAGGTCGTTCCCTTTGAGGTCGAGGATATCGCCAGCGGCGACCTGACGATCGGCCACAGGTTCATGGGATCGCGCCAAGTGCTGAAGGTCCGCGACTTCGACAGCTACCAGGATGCGCTCGCCGCCAACTTCGTGGTGCTCGATCCTGAGGAGCGCAAGGAGCGGATCATGGACGCCGCGCGAACCATCTGCTTCGCGCGTAATCTCGAGCTGGTCGAGGACGACGGCCTGCTGGACGAGGTGGCGGGCCTGGCCGAATGGCCGACGCCGGTGATGGGCGACATGGATCCGGATTTCCTGGATCTGCCGCCGGAAGTGATCCGCACGTCGATGCGGGTGCACCAGCGTTACTTCGCGGTGCGCGATCCACGCTCGGGCTTTCTCGCGCCGCACTTCATCACGGTCGCCAACATCGAGGCGACGGACGGCGGAACGACCATTGCGCGCGGCAACGCCAAGGTGCTGTCGGCCAGGCTCTCGGATGCGCGCTTTTTTTGGAACGAGGATCTACGGGTGCGCCTGGCGGATCGCGCCGCCAAGCTGAAGGGTGTGACCTTCCACGCCAAGCTCGGGACGATGCACGACCGGGTCGAGCGGATCGTCGCCCTGACAGAACGCTTGGCGCCGTTCGTCCGTGACGACGAGGAGACCCTTGTCCACGCGGCCACCGCCGCGCGGCTGGCCAAGGCCGATCTTGTCAGCGGCATGGTCGGGGAATTCCCCGAGCTCCAGGGCGTCATGGGCGCCTATTATGCGGAGAAGGAAGGCCAGGACCCGGAGGTCGTGGACGCCATCCGTCATCACTATCGCCCGCAGGGGCCGGCCGATTCGACACCGGTGCAAAGCGCCGCGGCGACCGTCGCCCTGGCCGACAAGCTGGACACGCTCGTCAGCTTCTTCAGCATCAACGAGAAGCCGACTGGCTCCAAGGATCCCTACGCCCTGCGCCGCTCAGCGCTGGGGGTCATTCGGATCCTGCTCGATACACGTACGCGCCTGCCGCTGGGACAGTTCGTTTCTGAGGAACTGGTGGCCTTCCTTGGCGATCGACTGAAGGTGCTGCTGCGCGACCAGGGCCAGAAGCCGGATCTGGTGGATGCAGTGTTCGCCCTCGGCGATGACGACCTGGTGCGGGTGGTCGCAAAGGTGGGCGCGCTCGAAAAATTCGTCGGATCGGACGACGGCGCCAATCTTCTGGCCGGATTCAAGCGCGCGGTGAACATCCTGCGGGCCGAAGAGAAAAAGGGCGCTTTGCCGCACGGCGCTCCGGTCGACATGGCGGGTGCTCCTGGGGAAGAGACTTCTCTGATCAATGCGTTGGGGCATGTGGAGATCGAACTGGACAAGGCGCTGGAGAGGGAGGACTACGCCTCCGCCATGGCCGTCCTATCGACGCTGCGCGCGCCCGTGGACGCCTTTTTCGACAAGGTGCTAGTGAATTCCGAGGTCGCCGCCGAACGGGAAAACCGGTTGCGGCTTCTGCTGCAAGTCCGCGACGCGATGAAACGTGTGGCGGACTTCGGCCAGGTGGTAAGTTGA